One genomic window of Kaistia geumhonensis includes the following:
- the arsC gene encoding arsenate reductase (glutaredoxin) (This arsenate reductase requires both glutathione and glutaredoxin to convert arsenate to arsenite, after which the efflux transporter formed by ArsA and ArsB can extrude the arsenite from the cell, providing resistance.), with product MTITIYHNPDCGTSRNTLAMIRASGEEPVVVEYLKAPPTRARLLELITAMDIPVRALLREKGTPYAELGLADPSWSDDALVDQMLAHPILINRPIVETPLGTRLCRPSEAVLAILPNPHFGTFVKEDGEIVETGAAAAP from the coding sequence ATGACCATCACGATCTACCACAATCCCGACTGCGGAACCTCGCGCAACACGCTCGCCATGATCCGGGCCAGCGGCGAGGAACCCGTCGTCGTCGAATATCTGAAGGCGCCGCCGACGCGCGCGCGGCTGCTGGAGCTCATCACCGCCATGGACATTCCGGTTCGCGCCCTGCTGCGCGAGAAGGGAACGCCCTATGCGGAGCTCGGCCTCGCCGACCCTTCGTGGAGCGACGACGCGCTCGTGGACCAGATGCTCGCGCACCCCATCCTGATCAACCGGCCGATCGTCGAGACGCCGCTCGGCACGCGCCTTTGCCGGCCCTCCGAGGCCGTCCTCGCCATCCTGCCAAATCCGCATTTCGGCACCTTCGTGAAGGAGGACGGCGAGATCGTGGAGACGGGCGCCGCAGCGGCGCCGTGA
- the arsB gene encoding ACR3 family arsenite efflux transporter, with amino-acid sequence MTLFERYLTVWVALCIVAGVALGHLFPGLFHAIGAAEIAKVNLPMAVLIWLMIIPMLLKIDFAALGQVGRHWRGISVTLLVNWAVKPFSMALLGWLFVGWLFRPLLPADQIDSYIAGLILLAAAPCTAMVFVWSNLIKGEPHFTLSQVALNDVIMVVAFAPIVGLLLGLSAITVPWDTLVLSVVLYIVVPVVIAQLWRRRLMARGGQAALAALLRRLGPLSLVALLATLVLLFGFQGEQIIAQPLIIALLAVPILIQVYFNAGLAYLLNRVSGEEHCVAGPSALIGASNFFELAVAAAISLFGFQSGAALATVVGVLIEVPVMLSVVWIVQRSKGWYERGDAVRSVAAREGHAR; translated from the coding sequence ATGACCCTTTTTGAACGCTATCTCACCGTCTGGGTGGCGCTGTGCATCGTCGCCGGCGTCGCGCTCGGGCATCTGTTCCCGGGCCTTTTCCACGCCATCGGCGCGGCCGAGATCGCCAAGGTCAACCTGCCGATGGCGGTCCTGATCTGGCTGATGATCATTCCGATGCTGCTGAAGATCGACTTCGCAGCGCTGGGTCAGGTGGGCCGGCACTGGCGCGGCATCAGCGTCACGCTCCTGGTCAACTGGGCGGTGAAGCCGTTCTCGATGGCGCTGCTCGGCTGGCTGTTCGTCGGCTGGCTGTTCCGGCCGCTGCTGCCGGCGGACCAGATCGACAGCTACATCGCGGGGCTCATCCTTCTCGCCGCCGCGCCCTGCACCGCCATGGTGTTCGTCTGGTCCAACCTCATCAAGGGCGAGCCGCATTTCACGCTGAGCCAGGTGGCGCTCAACGACGTCATCATGGTGGTGGCATTCGCGCCCATCGTCGGCCTGCTGCTCGGCCTCTCGGCGATCACCGTGCCGTGGGACACGCTCGTCCTGTCGGTAGTACTCTACATCGTCGTCCCGGTCGTCATCGCCCAGCTCTGGCGCCGCCGGCTGATGGCACGCGGCGGGCAGGCGGCGCTGGCTGCCCTGCTGCGCCGGCTGGGGCCGCTTTCGCTGGTGGCGCTGCTCGCGACCCTGGTGCTTCTGTTTGGCTTCCAGGGCGAGCAGATCATCGCCCAGCCGCTGATCATCGCCCTTCTCGCCGTGCCGATCCTGATCCAGGTCTATTTCAATGCCGGCCTCGCCTATCTGCTCAACCGCGTTTCCGGCGAGGAGCACTGCGTCGCCGGACCCTCGGCCCTGATCGGCGCGAGCAATTTCTTCGAGCTGGCGGTGGCCGCCGCCATCAGCCTGTTCGGCTTCCAGTCGGGAGCGGCGCTCGCCACCGTCGTCGGCGTGCTGATCGAGGTTCCGGTGATGCTCTCGGTGGTCTGGATCGTGCAACGCTCCAAGGGCTGGTACGAGCGCGGCGACGCCGTCCGCTCGGTTGCCGCCAGGGAAGGGCATGCGCGATGA
- a CDS encoding arsenate reductase ArsC → MADRMFNVLFLCTGNSARSILAESILARDGQGRFRSFSAGSHPKGIVHPLALKTLEHFGYQHEGFRSKPWDEFAVPGAPVMDFVFTVCDNAAGEACPVWPGQPMTAHWGIEDPAAVEGSELEREAAFAAAFRYMKNRISTFAALPIRKLDSVALGSRLKEIGQLEGTSSPRPNVA, encoded by the coding sequence ATGGCTGACCGCATGTTCAATGTCCTCTTTCTCTGCACCGGCAATTCGGCCCGGTCGATCCTGGCGGAGAGCATCCTCGCCAGGGACGGACAGGGACGCTTCCGGTCATTCTCGGCCGGCAGCCATCCCAAAGGCATCGTTCACCCGCTGGCCCTCAAGACGCTCGAGCATTTCGGCTATCAGCATGAGGGGTTCCGCTCGAAGCCCTGGGACGAGTTCGCCGTGCCCGGCGCGCCCGTCATGGACTTCGTGTTCACCGTTTGCGACAACGCCGCCGGCGAGGCCTGCCCGGTCTGGCCAGGACAGCCGATGACCGCGCATTGGGGCATCGAGGATCCCGCCGCCGTCGAAGGCAGCGAGTTGGAGCGCGAGGCCGCCTTCGCCGCCGCGTTCCGCTACATGAAGAACCGGATCTCGACCTTCGCCGCGCTGCCCATCCGCAAGCTCGACAGCGTCGCGCTCGGCAGCAGGCTGAAGGAAATTGGCCAGCTGGAAGGCACCTCCTCGCCGCGGCCGAACGTGGCCTGA
- a CDS encoding ArsR/SmtB family transcription factor, giving the protein MNTADAVGAFAALSQETRLAMVRALVRAGPDGLAAGAVADAVAVTPSSASFHLASLERAGLVRSRRESRSIVYSASYDTLSNLVDFLMRDCCQGHPEICAPAVDALSAPSPTTCCAPKEIGHG; this is encoded by the coding sequence ATGAACACGGCGGATGCCGTCGGGGCCTTCGCGGCGCTGTCGCAGGAGACGCGGCTTGCCATGGTGCGTGCGCTCGTGCGGGCCGGACCCGACGGGCTCGCGGCGGGCGCGGTCGCGGACGCGGTCGCCGTCACCCCGTCCAGCGCTTCCTTCCATCTCGCCAGCCTCGAGCGCGCCGGGCTTGTCCGGTCGCGGCGCGAATCCCGGTCGATCGTGTACAGCGCCAGCTACGACACGCTGTCGAACCTCGTCGATTTCCTGATGCGCGACTGCTGCCAGGGACATCCCGAGATCTGCGCGCCCGCCGTCGACGCGCTTTCCGCCCCATCGCCCACGACCTGCTGCGCTCCGAAGGAAATCGGCCATGGCTGA